From Toxorhynchites rutilus septentrionalis strain SRP chromosome 2, ASM2978413v1, whole genome shotgun sequence, a single genomic window includes:
- the LOC129767859 gene encoding uncharacterized protein LOC129767859: MPCESCNVQFGLIVRKKSCNECRRLFCRNCLEKRGERILCSNCLILTKRPISRVDLGQLKVKDLIFYLQSKHISTSGCVEKGDLINLIVAHVNSGASSPRSPAGSTGSGNGGLFNFSSASSTGDSSHNGGRGNHSGSSSRYGNLYSASAENCANTFDQIKNTCQNLFSTITEKLSTDIPKPTHFGPRFSHSSTDENIPTRGQSETNVSQQPRFGANDVYRQQENGRTTNGSQSLRDNGVTVPNERVFSPTNGSNNGSSGLTSGADSSGNTSSVSSPEHQKPRSSSGAGVGKPSFETRIDDMLASDANHGGCECSDEETDAAFAETPRRKESRKAASEDNLFTEPGTSQSESGYRMGTGNEKEPFPPFEELNAECVFSMSGASNAANNRKISVNLNSTGHNKHLHTVVNASVMTETDGISCSLNSKVIPEGIPPSIVASPSRVQRRRSDSFLIALMHTESSATELELETTAHSSQVTVPNKCCKCGKRRNGIRRQLKKIRKQLQTTSIPEVDKRRQLEAFLSYLERRSKGSLELSDTESITEDASISVADPAAEGIASSSSWTGGPEDSMMGGIQQQHSNYPQAERVAPEQINVYSTGNQELASMSHIKLSDIKESADLDVLSVKQLKEILMLNRVDFKGCCEKPELRERVLRLWRDYKSIPSIEKLPSDDLCKICMDAPIECVILECGHMTTCTACGKVLSECPICRQYIVRVVRFFRA; this comes from the exons ATGCCTTGTGAAAGCTGCAACGTCCAATTTGGTTtaatagtgagaaaaaaatccTGCAACGAATGTCGGCGATTGTTTTGCAGGAATTGCCTGGAAAAGCGCGGAGAACGTATTCTTTGTAGCAATTGCTTGATCTTAACGAAACGACCAATTTCGAGGGTGGATCTTGGCCAGCTAAAGGTGAAGGATTTGATATTTTATCTTCAATCGAAACACATTTCTACGTCTGGCTGCGTGGAAAAGGGAGATCTAATTAATCTTATAGTTGCCCATGTAAACTCTGGTGCGAGCAGTCCACGGAGTCCTGCCGGAAGCACTGGTAGTGGGAACGGTGGATTGTTCAATTTTAGCTCCGCTTCTTCCACTGGGGATAGCAGCCACAATGGGGGCAGAGGAAACCATTCGGGCAGTTCTTCGAGATACGGAAATCTGTATTCTGCCAGCGCTGAAAATTGCGCAAATACATTCGATCAAATTAAGAATACTTGTCAAAATCTGTTTTCGACTATTACGGAGAAATTGAGCACCG ATATTCCCAAGCCTACTCATTTTGGTCCGCGCTTTTCCCATTCTTCCACTGACGAAAATATTCCAACGCGCGGTCAATCGGAAACGAACGTTTCGCAGCAGCCCCGATTCGGTGCTAATGATGTGTATCGCCAACAAGAAAACGGAAGGACAACCAATGGTTCACAATCCCTCCGTGATAACGGTGTAACTGTGCCAAACGAGCGTGTCTTTTCGCCGACCAACGGCAGCAATAATGGCAGTAGCGGACTGACAAGTGGAGCCGATTCCAGTGGCAATACCTCATCTGTTTCTTCAccggaacatcaaaaaccccgtTCGAGCTCAGGTGCAGGCGTTGGCAAGCCATCGTTCGAGACGAGAATAGACGATATGCTTGCTTCGGATGCGAATCATGGAGGCTGTGAATGTTCCGATGAAGAGACTGATGCCGCATTCGCAGAAACTCCTCGCCGGAAAGAATCCAGGAAAGCGGCCTCGGAAGATAATTTATTCACCGAACCGGGGACAAGCCAAAGCGAATCTGGGTACCGAATGGGGACTGGAAATGAGAAAGAACCTTTTCCTCCGTTTGAGGAACTGAATGCCGAATGTGTTTTCTCGATGTCGGGCGCTTCGAATGCTGCGAAcaatcggaaaatttctgtCAATTTGAACTCAACTGGTCACAACAAACATCTTCACACAGTCGTTAATGCATCGGTGATGACTGAGACCGATGGCATATCATGCAGTCTTAACTCAAAAGTGATTCCTGAAGGGATTCCTCCCAGCATTGTTGCTTCACCAAGTCGAGTGCAAAGACGGCGCTCGGATAGTTTTCTGATAGCACTTATGCACACGGAAAGCTCGGCAACCGAGCTGGAACTGGAAACGACTGCTCACTCTAGTCAAGTCACGGTGCCCAATAAGTGCTGCAAGTGTGGTAAACGACGCAACGGAATCCGCAGACAGTTGAAGAAAATCCGGAAACAGCTCCAGACAACATCGATTCCAGAGGTAGACAAACGTAGACAGCTGGAGGCATTTCTTAGCTATCTGGAGCGAAGAAGCAAAGGTTCGCTGGAACTGTCCGATACGGAGTCGATAACTGAAGATGCGAGCATCAGTGTAGCCGATCCAGCTGCCGAGGGGATCGCTTCCAGTTCCTCGTGGACTGGTGGCCCTGAAGATTCAATGATGGGCGGAATCCAGCAGCAACATTCCAACTATCCGCAGGCGGAACGGGTAGCGCCAGAGCAGATTAATGTGTACTCTACCGGCAATCAAGAACTGGCCAGCATGAGTCACATCAAACTGAGTGATATCAAAGAAAG CGCTGACCTCGATGTACTTTCGGTAAAGCAGCTCAAGGAAATTCTGATGCTGAACCGTGTCGACTTCAAAGGTTGCTGTGAAAAGCCGGAGCTGCGAGAACGTGTATTGAGGCTGTGGCGTGACTACAAATCTATCCCAT CTATCGAAAAGTTGCCGTCGGATGATTTGTGCAAAATTTGTATGGACGCACCCATCGAGTGTGTGATACTGGAGTGCGGCCACATGACAACCTGTACGGCATGCGGCAAAGTGCTTAGCGAGTGTCCCATCTGCCGGCAGTACATCGTGCGGGTTGTACGATTCTTCCGTGCGTAA